The Sorangiineae bacterium MSr11367 genome window below encodes:
- a CDS encoding glycosyltransferase — MRVLAITKIFPNSLEPLSSPFNRQQFVELSKLCDLTVVEAIPYVPLAHRTHMPERAAKLSALPKRERVAGIDTHYLRQLYLPRVGTSVALPLYLASLASQPALRRLVRESDVILGTWAYPDGCAATVIARAFGKPCAVKVHGSDVNIVAKMPSARAYMRRVLPRANAMISVARPLSRLLEDMGVRAGAIHLVRNGVDTSLFLPRDRAACRDELGIARDGALIVFCGRIEPQKGVGELLTAFERVRAARPDARLALLGDGVSRELMQRVRTAQSGLPEGTLIAPGPRPLREVATWVGACDVFTLPSHNEGTPNVVLEALASGRPVVGSDVGGIPDCLADPHSGLIVPARDAPALATALIEALARTWEPEAIVRTGPGSWEESARSLYGVLEKIV; from the coding sequence ATGCGTGTTCTAGCGATCACGAAGATTTTTCCCAACAGCCTCGAACCGTTGAGTTCTCCCTTCAACCGGCAACAGTTCGTCGAACTGTCGAAGCTTTGCGATCTGACGGTGGTCGAGGCCATCCCGTACGTGCCGCTGGCACATCGCACGCACATGCCGGAGCGCGCCGCGAAGCTGTCGGCGCTGCCGAAGCGCGAGCGTGTCGCGGGCATCGACACGCACTACCTGCGGCAGCTTTATTTGCCGCGCGTGGGCACGTCGGTGGCGCTGCCGCTGTACCTCGCGTCGTTGGCGTCGCAGCCCGCGCTCCGTCGCTTGGTGCGCGAGAGCGACGTCATTTTGGGCACGTGGGCCTACCCCGATGGGTGTGCGGCCACGGTGATCGCGCGCGCCTTCGGCAAACCGTGCGCGGTGAAGGTGCATGGCTCCGACGTGAACATCGTGGCCAAGATGCCCTCGGCGCGCGCGTACATGCGCCGCGTCCTTCCGCGCGCGAACGCGATGATCTCCGTGGCGCGTCCGCTGTCACGGCTGCTCGAGGACATGGGCGTGCGCGCGGGTGCGATCCATCTGGTGCGCAACGGGGTCGACACGTCGCTGTTCCTTCCGCGCGATCGCGCCGCCTGCCGCGACGAGTTGGGCATCGCGCGCGATGGTGCGCTCATCGTCTTTTGCGGACGCATCGAGCCGCAGAAGGGCGTGGGTGAGCTGCTCACCGCCTTCGAGCGCGTGCGCGCAGCCCGGCCCGATGCCCGGCTCGCCCTGCTCGGCGACGGCGTTTCGCGCGAGCTGATGCAACGGGTCCGCACCGCCCAGTCGGGGCTGCCGGAGGGCACGCTGATCGCCCCGGGGCCGCGTCCTCTGCGCGAGGTGGCGACATGGGTCGGGGCCTGCGACGTCTTCACCTTGCCGAGCCACAACGAGGGAACGCCCAACGTGGTGCTCGAGGCCCTGGCCAGTGGCCGGCCGGTGGTCGGCTCCGACGTGGGCGGCATTCCCGACTGCCTCGCGGATCCGCATTCGGGGCTCATCGTCCCCGCGCGGGATGCCCCGGCGCTCGCGACCGCATTGATCGAGGCACTCGCGCGCACTTGGGAGCCCGAGGCCATCGTTCGTACCGGGCCCGGCAGTTGGGAAGAGAGCGCCCGTTCCCTGTATGGGGTGCTCGAAAAAATAGTGTGA
- a CDS encoding MFS transporter, with product MSGPRARIDDRNIWIINGAILLLGIAYGASLAVLAIHLNAHGIPKLAMGGLSAAFAVGIAGMSIPSGWLIARYGSKNTLMTALLGYAACVLAFPFLTTVTSLTLVRLFDGGFSVAVWVATETALLARAGPTNKAYVMSLYTIAVAVGYVVGPLVARVVVAGLGTGAAFIVAAVLACVAAGVVLLLLDGDDRKGAGAHEAAGAGSGEPARTVFWRIKTACLATFSYGYFQSSVVLFLPLYLVESKGIEEKQTILITAFFAFGALLAVASMGRLGDRYGHLLMMRALAAVGGTLVASFLLLTSFPMMCLTVFVAGATLASISPLALALQGVVTPAADLGRANAFYNAAYAMGMLVGPPLSSVLFTKIGGGAMLVHLAAMWAFFVMVTLVFAADDPRRVAASSPSPEPVNDHGLG from the coding sequence GTGTCGGGACCCCGCGCTCGCATCGACGATCGAAACATCTGGATCATCAACGGCGCGATTCTGCTTCTGGGGATCGCATACGGCGCATCGCTCGCCGTGTTGGCCATTCACCTGAACGCGCACGGCATCCCCAAGCTGGCCATGGGCGGTCTCTCGGCGGCGTTTGCCGTGGGCATCGCGGGTATGTCGATTCCCTCGGGATGGCTCATCGCGCGCTACGGTTCGAAGAATACGCTGATGACGGCGCTGCTTGGATACGCCGCGTGCGTGCTGGCGTTTCCCTTCCTGACGACGGTGACGAGCCTCACGTTGGTGCGCCTGTTCGACGGCGGGTTCTCCGTGGCGGTATGGGTGGCCACCGAAACCGCGCTTCTCGCGCGCGCGGGGCCCACGAACAAGGCGTACGTGATGAGCCTCTACACGATTGCCGTCGCCGTGGGGTACGTCGTGGGGCCGCTCGTGGCGCGCGTGGTCGTCGCCGGCTTGGGCACGGGTGCCGCGTTCATCGTGGCCGCGGTGCTGGCGTGCGTGGCGGCGGGCGTCGTGCTGCTGCTGCTCGACGGGGACGATCGCAAAGGGGCGGGCGCACACGAGGCCGCGGGCGCTGGCTCCGGCGAGCCTGCGCGCACCGTGTTCTGGCGCATCAAGACGGCGTGCCTGGCGACGTTTTCCTACGGGTATTTCCAGTCGTCCGTGGTGCTCTTTTTACCGCTGTACCTGGTCGAGAGCAAAGGCATCGAGGAGAAGCAGACGATCCTCATCACGGCGTTCTTCGCCTTTGGTGCATTGCTCGCCGTGGCGTCGATGGGGCGGCTCGGGGATCGCTACGGGCATCTGCTGATGATGCGTGCGCTCGCGGCGGTGGGGGGAACGTTGGTGGCGAGCTTTCTCTTGCTCACGTCGTTTCCGATGATGTGCCTCACCGTGTTCGTCGCCGGTGCAACCTTGGCGTCCATCTCGCCGCTCGCATTGGCATTGCAAGGCGTGGTGACGCCGGCGGCGGATCTCGGGCGCGCCAATGCGTTTTACAATGCGGCGTATGCCATGGGGATGCTCGTCGGGCCGCCGCTTTCGAGCGTGCTTTTCACGAAGATTGGAGGCGGTGCGATGCTGGTGCACCTCGCCGCGATGTGGGCGTTCTTCGTGATGGTGACGCTGGTCTTCGCGGCCGATGATCCGCGCCGGGTGGCGGCTTCGAGCCCGAGCCCCGAGCCCGTGAACGACCACGGGCTCGGGTAG
- the rplS gene encoding 50S ribosomal protein L19 codes for MNTHPKIAEIESSQLRSGLPDFRVGDTVRVHYRIVEGDKDRIQVFQGVVLKRHRAGARSTFTVRKVSFNVGVERVFLTHSPRIDKVEVVSKGIVRRARLFYLRDLQGKAARVRDQKDA; via the coding sequence ATGAATACGCACCCGAAAATCGCCGAAATCGAGTCGAGCCAGCTTCGCTCGGGGCTCCCCGATTTCCGCGTGGGTGACACGGTCCGCGTGCACTACCGGATCGTGGAAGGAGACAAGGACCGCATCCAGGTCTTCCAGGGTGTCGTTCTCAAGCGCCATCGCGCCGGCGCCCGCAGCACCTTCACCGTGCGCAAAGTCAGCTTCAACGTCGGCGTCGAGCGCGTGTTCCTGACGCACTCCCCCCGCATCGACAAGGTCGAAGTCGTCTCCAAGGGCATCGTCCGCCGCGCCCGCCTCTTCTACCTCCGCGACCTGCAAGGCAAGGCCGCCCGCGTCCGCGACCAGAAGGACGCCTGA
- a CDS encoding peroxiredoxin — MTDGALAAGQEAPDFEAKDTKGEAFRLSDYRGKKNVVLYFYPGDFTPVCTREACGFRDLYEDLRGKDTEVIGVSSDTEASHRDFAARHHLPFPLVSDPEKRIVRMYGADGSIFGLLERTKRLTFVIDKQGKIVRIFSAELRAGVHLSGVKEVLSTLP, encoded by the coding sequence ATGACCGACGGAGCGCTCGCAGCCGGCCAAGAAGCCCCTGATTTCGAAGCGAAGGACACGAAAGGCGAAGCCTTTCGCCTCTCGGACTACCGCGGGAAGAAAAACGTCGTCCTCTACTTTTACCCGGGCGACTTCACCCCCGTCTGCACCCGCGAGGCCTGCGGTTTCCGCGATCTTTACGAAGATCTCCGCGGAAAAGATACCGAGGTCATCGGGGTGTCCTCCGACACCGAGGCCAGCCATCGCGATTTCGCGGCCCGTCACCATCTTCCGTTCCCATTGGTCAGCGACCCGGAGAAGCGCATCGTGCGGATGTATGGCGCTGACGGCTCCATCTTCGGCCTCCTCGAGCGCACGAAGCGGCTCACCTTCGTCATCGACAAGCAGGGCAAGATCGTACGGATTTTTTCCGCCGAGCTGCGTGCAGGAGTGCACCTCAGCGGCGTTAAAGAAGTGCTTTCGACGCTGCCCTGA
- a CDS encoding glycosyltransferase, with protein sequence MRILHIVQSLEMGGQERLILHLARALCARGHEVGVASLTLGGVLRAEFGQDIAVFDVPRHDGFDAFVIARMAKAISDFAPDAVHTHNPSPMFYAVPAARLLGVKAIVHTKHGANIYGKRSLHAARVVARFTTAFVAVSEGTADAARIKERVPPALLHVVPNGIPLDDFGPNADTRARVRRELGIPDDAYVVGSVGRLAPEKDYPLMVRAMRDVLGPRARLVLVGDGPSRGDIERAIAELPGEKHAFCTLTGTRRDVADLLTAFDVFSLTSRTEGLPLVIPEAMATALPVVATAVGGLPSIVSERVGLLAPHGDVDGLARAMLALRDDVERRNRMGEAARKQALEQFSLDKMTDRYETLYRAARSRATKEQTLASIA encoded by the coding sequence ATGCGCATCCTTCACATCGTGCAATCGTTGGAGATGGGTGGGCAGGAACGGCTCATCTTGCACCTTGCCCGCGCCCTCTGCGCGCGGGGACACGAGGTGGGTGTCGCGTCGCTGACGCTTGGCGGCGTGCTGCGGGCGGAGTTCGGCCAGGACATCGCGGTGTTCGATGTGCCGCGGCACGACGGCTTCGACGCCTTCGTCATCGCCCGCATGGCCAAGGCCATCTCCGATTTTGCGCCCGACGCGGTGCACACGCACAACCCGTCGCCCATGTTTTACGCGGTGCCTGCGGCGCGCTTGCTCGGGGTGAAGGCCATCGTGCACACCAAGCACGGGGCGAACATCTACGGTAAGCGCTCCCTGCATGCGGCGCGGGTGGTGGCGCGGTTCACGACCGCGTTCGTCGCGGTGTCGGAGGGCACGGCGGACGCGGCCCGCATCAAGGAGCGCGTCCCGCCGGCGCTGCTCCATGTCGTTCCCAACGGCATCCCGCTGGACGATTTCGGGCCGAACGCGGACACCCGCGCGCGCGTGCGGCGCGAGCTCGGCATTCCCGACGATGCCTACGTCGTGGGCTCGGTCGGGCGGCTTGCCCCGGAGAAAGATTACCCGCTGATGGTGCGGGCCATGCGCGACGTGCTCGGGCCGCGTGCGCGCCTGGTGCTCGTAGGTGATGGGCCTTCGCGCGGGGACATCGAGCGGGCCATCGCGGAGCTTCCCGGCGAGAAGCATGCATTTTGCACACTCACGGGGACCCGGCGGGACGTGGCGGATCTGCTCACCGCGTTCGACGTCTTCAGCCTGACATCGCGCACGGAAGGGCTGCCCCTCGTCATCCCCGAGGCGATGGCCACCGCGCTGCCCGTCGTCGCGACGGCGGTGGGCGGGCTGCCCAGCATCGTTTCGGAGCGTGTGGGGCTGCTCGCACCGCACGGCGACGTGGATGGGCTGGCGCGCGCCATGCTCGCGCTGCGTGACGATGTGGAGCGACGCAACCGCATGGGCGAGGCCGCCCGAAAGCAGGCGCTCGAGCAGTTCTCTCTGGATAAAATGACGGACCGGTACGAAACCCTTTATCGGGCCGCGCGATCGCGCGCCACCAAGGAGCAGACTCTAGCATCGATCGCATAG
- a CDS encoding RlmE family RNA methyltransferase: protein MRGKNPYKKPDHFTKTAKAQKFPARSVYKLEEIDRRVRLLRTGMHVLDLGASPGSWAMYAAQKIGPSGKLLAIDLKPIEITLPPHATFSVGDALSLENDALAIHAPYDVVLSDMAPNTTGNRLGDQTRSFELFMRALAVAASLSKVGGAFVGKIFMGEDLPIARAELRKHFSSERIIRPEGTRSVSYEVFIIGMGRRGAEGAP, encoded by the coding sequence ATGCGAGGCAAAAACCCCTACAAGAAGCCGGATCACTTCACCAAGACGGCGAAAGCACAAAAGTTTCCGGCCCGTAGCGTCTACAAGCTCGAGGAGATCGACCGGCGGGTGCGCCTGCTTCGCACGGGCATGCACGTGCTCGACCTGGGGGCGTCCCCGGGAAGCTGGGCCATGTACGCCGCGCAAAAAATCGGTCCGAGCGGCAAGCTGCTCGCCATCGATCTGAAGCCCATCGAGATCACCCTGCCTCCCCACGCCACCTTCAGCGTCGGCGATGCGCTGTCACTCGAAAATGACGCCCTGGCTATCCACGCCCCCTATGACGTGGTCCTGAGTGACATGGCCCCCAACACCACGGGCAATCGGTTGGGTGACCAGACGCGAAGTTTCGAGCTTTTCATGCGCGCCCTCGCGGTTGCAGCTAGTCTTTCGAAGGTGGGTGGAGCTTTCGTCGGAAAGATCTTCATGGGGGAGGACCTGCCCATTGCGCGTGCGGAGTTGCGAAAGCACTTCTCTAGCGAGCGCATCATCCGGCCGGAGGGGACTCGAAGCGTGAGCTACGAGGTCTTCATCATTGGAATGGGCCGGCGCGGGGCGGAGGGGGCGCCTTGA
- a CDS encoding glycoside hydrolase family 3 protein: MEASLEAKLDRRVRDLLAQMTLDEKIGQMTQAERLAFNDQNPVTDIRDYGLGSLLSGGGSTPAGNTPEAWRKMVDEFQKQALSSRLGIPLVYGVDAVHGHNNVYGATVFPHNIGLGATRNPNLARLIGRATAEEVSATGAQWTFSPCLCVAQDERWGRTYESFGEEPEIASSLASIIDGYQGNPGRPGTVLATAKHFVGDGGTKFGTSTNPNYLLDQGDTQVSEEELRERHLPPFKAAIKRGVSTVMVSYSSWNGTKMHGQKYLLTDVLKKELGFKGFIISDWHAIEQIPGDYAYQVRTGINAGLDMIMVPFEYKKFIATLKAEVLAGNVPQSRIDDAVSRILREKFRFGLFEHPYSSDRYADEFGGKAHRAVARKAVQESLVLLKNEGGVLPLDAHRTRVLVAGTNADDLGNQTGGWTITWQGKSGKNTVGTTILEGIRQTVDTRSTVDYVKTPTAEQSAGYDVGIVVVGETPYAEGVGDRKDFPLKAEDQTAVDNVCGATKCVVIVVSGRPLIVTDRVNKMNALVAAWLPGTEGQGVADVLFGHRNFKGKLPITWPKAAAQLPSHKDDAGYDPLFPYGFGLKY, translated from the coding sequence GTGGAAGCCTCCCTCGAGGCGAAGCTCGATAGGCGCGTGCGCGATCTGCTCGCCCAAATGACGCTCGACGAGAAAATCGGGCAAATGACCCAGGCCGAGCGATTGGCATTCAATGACCAAAATCCGGTCACGGACATTCGCGATTACGGCCTAGGGAGCCTCCTTTCCGGCGGTGGAAGCACGCCCGCGGGAAATACGCCCGAGGCGTGGCGCAAGATGGTCGATGAGTTCCAAAAGCAGGCATTGTCGTCGCGCTTGGGCATTCCGCTCGTCTATGGCGTCGACGCCGTGCACGGCCACAACAACGTGTATGGTGCAACCGTCTTCCCGCACAACATCGGGCTGGGCGCCACGCGCAATCCGAACCTCGCGCGGCTGATCGGGCGCGCCACGGCGGAAGAGGTCTCGGCCACCGGTGCGCAATGGACCTTCAGCCCGTGCCTTTGCGTGGCGCAGGACGAGCGCTGGGGCCGCACGTACGAGAGCTTCGGCGAGGAGCCGGAGATCGCCTCGTCGCTGGCGTCGATCATCGATGGCTACCAGGGGAATCCGGGGCGGCCGGGCACCGTGCTCGCGACGGCGAAGCACTTCGTCGGCGACGGCGGGACGAAGTTCGGCACCAGCACGAACCCGAATTACCTCCTCGACCAGGGCGACACGCAGGTGAGCGAGGAGGAGCTGCGCGAGCGGCATCTGCCGCCGTTCAAGGCGGCGATCAAGCGTGGCGTTTCCACGGTGATGGTGTCGTACTCGAGCTGGAACGGCACGAAGATGCACGGGCAGAAGTACCTGCTCACGGACGTGCTGAAGAAGGAGCTCGGCTTCAAGGGCTTCATCATCTCCGATTGGCACGCCATCGAGCAGATCCCGGGCGACTACGCGTACCAAGTTCGCACGGGCATCAACGCGGGCCTGGACATGATCATGGTGCCCTTCGAGTACAAGAAGTTCATCGCGACGTTGAAGGCAGAAGTGCTCGCAGGCAACGTTCCGCAGAGCCGCATCGACGACGCGGTGTCGCGCATCCTGCGCGAGAAGTTCCGCTTCGGGCTGTTCGAGCATCCGTACTCGAGCGATCGCTACGCCGACGAATTCGGCGGCAAAGCGCACCGTGCGGTCGCGCGCAAAGCGGTTCAAGAGTCGCTCGTGCTCCTGAAGAACGAGGGCGGTGTGCTGCCGCTCGACGCGCACCGCACCCGCGTTCTGGTGGCGGGCACCAACGCCGACGATCTCGGGAATCAGACGGGCGGCTGGACGATCACCTGGCAGGGCAAGAGCGGCAAAAATACCGTGGGTACGACCATCCTGGAGGGCATCCGCCAGACGGTCGACACGCGCAGCACGGTGGACTACGTGAAGACGCCGACGGCGGAGCAGTCGGCCGGCTACGACGTGGGCATCGTGGTGGTGGGCGAGACGCCGTACGCAGAGGGCGTGGGGGACCGCAAGGATTTCCCGCTCAAGGCCGAGGACCAAACCGCGGTCGACAACGTGTGCGGCGCCACCAAGTGCGTCGTGATCGTGGTCTCCGGGCGGCCGCTCATCGTGACCGACCGCGTGAACAAGATGAACGCGCTGGTCGCCGCCTGGCTCCCGGGCACCGAGGGCCAAGGCGTGGCCGACGTGCTGTTCGGGCACCGCAACTTCAAGGGCAAGCTGCCCATCACGTGGCCGAAGGCCGCCGCGCAGCTCCCGAGCCACAAGGACGACGCGGGCTACGATCCGCTGTTTCCGTATGGGTTCGGCTTGAAATACTGA
- a CDS encoding protein kinase, with protein MIPSPLSSVVGERFEVEREVGRGGVGIVYRAYDRVSGAWVALKVIAIPGVDAGEEARFYREGRVLAGLVHPAIVRLVAFGQLEEGQPYVAMEWLDGEDIAQRQKRNPLTVGQCLEVAAQIADALSAAHAAGIVHRDVKPSNVILLRSGASRSGPPSGPLCVKLVDFGVASAEDAKLTRTGAIVGTPAYMAPEQARGDGEISASADLYGLGATLFEMIANRPPHVGPTPVAILARLVTTQAPRLSEVVGQVPVALDELMWQLLQTNPSDRPQSAEAVAQELRKLASELVMDTHHIVRVGGVPEDAMATAPSMPPASGVLTPSSYGGSRLVTSILATHIPKGAPRARLLSHLRARGADATELGGDAVVAHLGVRKALGDEAARALDLAMRLARTNAAVGVATGRTRIDRTRPMGEVVDRAAALARDSKRGQVLADTTTTELARGRFEFLVREDGSALVGEPVPGKHEGAGGAPFVGREAELGQVLASFERCVDDATPVVTTMTGAPGIGKTRLRQEALLRVSSHVTAPRVVLVRTETFSNAHALGIISSIARGLAGVSNQRVDEYEAMVAIKDLVSEGDGRELLALIISNQPLPALAEARAARDSLWMALTELGMSVAKQTPLVIGIEDLQWCDGESLSMLDHLLGRAVGLPLWVFGTTRPGLWRENPALFASRDHVRVELRPLSKKSVRLIARALLGDVVSEADKVSDTIAAQASGSPLFTEELARLATKGRDAAAAPTIEAAMQVHLDALDDAARDAAVKLSVFGFTGWEAGLSELHVPEASAALRALAAADVLREQAVSRFQGTREWAFKHALMREVAYASLGDDALKDLHACAARWLAKMGEDDAIVARHFELGGRSAEAAAYLEKAAARALAANALADAVSMAEKSLAFAEDKATAFARAQILDEAWSRLDARAGERDSAVRSMEENVYDASSELRARGARLRYEDARGGDHETSARLEQVGREAREAGLCDEEARSAAVLAARFAYAGEHDQAATVADRLLTIAHEHAIPAAAVDAWQTFAVVYQARGEVGAALEARRAAAEAASAAGLRTREAMLTINMGFALCTIGAKDEARAQIEAGIGIAQAIGSPGTVRHGQMNLLCWAATFGPDPALNHLLEEPRSIAEGALTGSWVPHDRATLGVLFYRGMEFLRLDNIANPNLDVGTASENAQHARTLFRISAQGYEATKMLDVLPVALGFLAEAERRCGAAERARELAQRASALVDQGSPSLLNETPIFLALHRVSADMGRPEDARVAILRSVPRLLTRMRALEKTPYVRGYLKLATNEMILQAARGYDLVPEEIRAVLEADLA; from the coding sequence GTGATCCCTTCACCTCTTTCATCGGTCGTGGGGGAGAGGTTCGAGGTCGAGCGCGAAGTTGGGCGCGGCGGTGTCGGGATCGTGTACCGAGCCTACGACCGCGTTTCGGGCGCATGGGTCGCCCTCAAGGTGATCGCGATCCCCGGGGTCGACGCCGGAGAGGAAGCCCGCTTCTACCGGGAAGGGCGCGTTCTCGCTGGACTGGTACACCCGGCGATCGTGCGCCTCGTCGCGTTCGGGCAGCTCGAAGAAGGGCAGCCCTACGTTGCCATGGAGTGGCTCGACGGTGAGGACATCGCGCAGCGGCAAAAGCGCAATCCGCTGACCGTGGGCCAATGCCTCGAGGTGGCCGCCCAGATTGCCGACGCGCTCTCGGCGGCCCACGCCGCAGGCATCGTCCACCGCGACGTAAAGCCGTCGAACGTCATTCTTCTGCGCAGCGGTGCTTCGCGCAGCGGTCCGCCGTCCGGGCCCCTTTGCGTGAAGCTCGTCGACTTCGGTGTGGCCTCCGCGGAGGACGCGAAGCTGACCCGCACGGGCGCCATCGTGGGAACGCCCGCGTACATGGCGCCGGAGCAAGCGCGCGGCGATGGGGAAATCAGCGCGTCGGCCGATCTGTATGGGCTCGGCGCCACCTTGTTCGAAATGATCGCGAACCGCCCGCCCCACGTGGGGCCGACGCCGGTGGCGATTCTGGCGCGCCTGGTCACGACGCAGGCGCCGCGCCTCTCGGAGGTGGTGGGCCAGGTGCCGGTCGCGCTGGACGAGCTGATGTGGCAGCTCTTGCAGACGAATCCCTCGGATCGCCCGCAGAGCGCGGAGGCGGTCGCTCAGGAGCTGCGCAAGCTGGCCTCGGAGCTCGTCATGGACACGCACCACATCGTGCGCGTCGGAGGCGTCCCCGAGGATGCGATGGCCACCGCCCCGAGCATGCCCCCGGCGAGCGGTGTCCTCACGCCGTCGTCGTACGGTGGCTCGCGGTTGGTGACGTCCATCCTGGCGACGCACATCCCCAAAGGGGCACCGCGCGCGCGGCTGCTCTCGCATCTGCGCGCCCGCGGGGCCGATGCCACGGAGCTCGGTGGCGACGCGGTGGTGGCCCACTTGGGCGTGCGCAAGGCCTTGGGCGATGAGGCCGCGCGCGCACTGGATCTGGCGATGCGCCTCGCGCGCACGAATGCGGCGGTGGGTGTGGCGACGGGCCGGACGCGCATCGATCGCACGCGGCCGATGGGCGAGGTGGTCGATCGCGCGGCGGCGCTTGCACGCGACTCGAAGCGCGGGCAGGTGCTCGCCGACACGACGACGACCGAGCTCGCACGTGGGCGGTTCGAGTTCCTCGTGCGCGAGGACGGTTCCGCGTTGGTGGGCGAGCCGGTCCCAGGTAAGCATGAGGGCGCCGGTGGCGCGCCGTTCGTCGGGCGCGAGGCGGAGCTCGGGCAAGTGCTCGCCTCGTTCGAGCGATGCGTGGACGATGCCACGCCCGTGGTGACGACCATGACCGGCGCACCGGGCATCGGCAAGACGCGCTTGCGGCAGGAGGCGCTGCTCCGCGTCTCGTCGCACGTGACCGCGCCCCGCGTGGTGCTCGTGCGCACCGAAACGTTCTCCAACGCGCACGCGCTGGGCATCATCTCCAGCATTGCGCGCGGCCTGGCCGGCGTCTCGAATCAACGGGTCGACGAGTACGAGGCCATGGTGGCCATCAAGGACTTGGTCAGCGAGGGCGATGGTCGCGAGCTCTTGGCGCTGATCATTTCCAACCAGCCGCTGCCCGCACTGGCCGAGGCACGCGCCGCGCGCGACTCGCTCTGGATGGCGCTCACCGAGTTGGGCATGTCGGTGGCCAAGCAGACGCCGTTGGTCATCGGCATCGAGGACCTGCAGTGGTGCGACGGCGAAAGCCTCTCCATGCTGGATCACCTGCTTGGACGCGCGGTGGGGCTCCCGCTTTGGGTCTTCGGCACCACCCGGCCCGGCTTGTGGCGGGAGAATCCCGCGCTGTTTGCCTCGCGCGATCACGTCCGCGTGGAGCTGCGGCCTCTGTCGAAGAAGAGCGTGCGCCTCATCGCGCGCGCGCTGCTCGGCGACGTGGTGTCCGAGGCCGACAAGGTCAGCGACACCATCGCGGCGCAGGCGAGTGGCTCGCCGCTGTTCACCGAGGAGCTCGCGCGGCTGGCCACCAAGGGCCGCGATGCCGCGGCGGCGCCGACCATCGAGGCGGCGATGCAGGTGCACCTCGACGCGCTCGACGATGCGGCGCGCGATGCCGCGGTGAAGCTGTCGGTCTTCGGGTTCACCGGCTGGGAAGCGGGGTTGTCCGAGTTGCACGTTCCCGAAGCGAGTGCGGCCCTGCGCGCGCTCGCCGCGGCCGACGTTCTGCGCGAGCAGGCGGTGAGCCGCTTCCAAGGAACCCGCGAGTGGGCGTTCAAGCACGCGTTGATGCGCGAGGTGGCTTACGCCTCGCTCGGCGACGACGCGCTGAAAGATCTGCACGCGTGCGCGGCGCGCTGGCTCGCCAAGATGGGCGAGGACGATGCCATCGTGGCGCGCCACTTCGAGCTGGGCGGGCGCAGCGCGGAGGCGGCCGCGTACCTCGAAAAGGCGGCGGCGCGCGCGCTTGCCGCGAATGCTCTGGCGGATGCCGTGTCGATGGCCGAGAAATCGCTGGCCTTCGCCGAGGACAAGGCCACGGCGTTCGCGCGGGCGCAGATCCTCGACGAAGCGTGGAGCCGCCTCGATGCGCGCGCTGGGGAGCGCGATAGTGCAGTGCGCTCGATGGAGGAGAACGTTTACGACGCGTCCAGCGAGCTACGGGCGCGGGGGGCGCGCCTTCGCTACGAGGATGCGCGCGGCGGCGACCATGAGACGAGCGCGCGCCTCGAACAAGTGGGGCGCGAGGCGCGGGAAGCGGGGCTCTGCGACGAGGAGGCGCGCTCGGCGGCGGTCCTGGCCGCGCGTTTCGCTTACGCGGGCGAGCACGACCAGGCGGCCACCGTGGCCGATCGGCTTCTGACCATCGCGCACGAACATGCCATCCCCGCGGCGGCGGTGGATGCGTGGCAGACGTTCGCGGTGGTGTACCAGGCTCGCGGTGAGGTGGGCGCGGCCCTCGAGGCGCGGCGGGCCGCCGCGGAGGCCGCGAGTGCTGCGGGGCTTCGCACACGCGAGGCCATGCTCACGATCAACATGGGGTTTGCCCTCTGTACGATCGGGGCCAAAGACGAGGCGCGCGCCCAGATCGAGGCGGGCATCGGCATCGCGCAGGCCATCGGCTCGCCCGGTACGGTGCGGCACGGGCAGATGAACCTCCTCTGTTGGGCGGCCACGTTCGGGCCCGATCCGGCGTTGAACCACCTGCTCGAGGAGCCGCGTTCGATCGCCGAAGGCGCGCTCACGGGAAGCTGGGTTCCGCACGACCGCGCCACCCTTGGTGTCCTTTTTTACCGCGGCATGGAGTTTCTCCGGCTCGACAACATCGCGAACCCGAACTTGGACGTCGGAACGGCGTCCGAGAACGCGCAGCACGCGCGCACGTTGTTCCGCATTTCGGCGCAGGGCTACGAAGCGACGAAGATGCTCGACGTGCTCCCCGTCGCGCTGGGATTTCTCGCCGAGGCCGAGCGTCGTTGCGGGGCCGCCGAGCGCGCGCGCGAACTGGCGCAGCGGGCGTCGGCCCTCGTCGATCAAGGCTCCCCCAGCTTGCTTAACGAGACGCCCATCTTCCTGGCGCTGCACCGCGTGTCGGCCGACATGGGCCGACCCGAGGACGCGCGCGTGGCCATCTTGCGCAGCGTCCCGCGCCTGCTCACACGGATGCGCGCTCTGGAAAAGACACCGTATGTTCGCGGCTATTTGAAATTGGCCACGAACGAGATGATCCTCCAGGCAGCCAGAGGCTACGATTTGGTGCCGGAAGAAATCCGCGCGGTACTCGAAGCCGACCTGGCGTGA